One part of the Denticeps clupeoides chromosome 8, fDenClu1.1, whole genome shotgun sequence genome encodes these proteins:
- the LOC114796014 gene encoding mucosal pentraxin-like, whose product MQRLFHAALLLAACSAAPQDLSGKVFNFPAETKTAHVTLKPSKENFNSVSVCLRYFTDIKRSYSLFSVATPSHQNEFLLFKNKNIGQFDYLIRDKGIAFWGHPEEVISWHSICATWDSNTGIGQPWFNGKPGSRKFIYQGDLGGRPIIVLGQEQDSHGGDFDINQSFFGLTTDVHMWDYVLSTCEIQRFMSNINFTPGNIINWRSLEFNITGNVAVEEKQPDNC is encoded by the exons ATGCAGCGACTGTTCCATGCAGCGCTCTTACTCGCGGCCTGTTCTGCTGCTCCACAAG ATCTTTCAGGAAAAGTATTCAACTTTCCAGCAGAGACTAAAACTGCCCATGTGACCCTAAAGCCTTCAAAAGAAAACTTCAACTCAGTGTCAGTCTGCCTGAG GTACTTTACAGACATCAAAAGATCCTATTCACTCTTCTCTGTGGCCACACCTTCCCATCAGAATGAGTTTCTTCTatttaagaataaaaatattggtCAGTTTGATTATTTGATTAGAGATAAGGGAATTGCTTTCTGGGGGCATCCAGAAGAGGTCATCTCCTGGCATTCAATCTGTGCAACGTGGGACTCCAACACAGGAATAGGTCAGCCATGGTTCAACGGCAAGCCGGGTTCAAGGAAGTTTATTTACCAAGGAGACCTCGGTGGGCGACCAATCATTGTCCTGGGCCAGGAACAAGACTCTCATGGTGGTGATTTTGATATAAACCAGTCATTTTTTGGTCTGACTACGGATGTCCACATGTGGGACTACGTCCTGTCAACCTGCGAGATCCAACGGTTCATGAGCAACATAAATTTCACCCCCGGAAACATCATCAACTGGAGAAGTTTGGAATTCAACATAACTGGGAATGTTGCTGTTGAAGAGAAACAGCCTGATAATTGTTAA